A portion of the Bacillus thuringiensis genome contains these proteins:
- the spoIIIAA gene encoding stage III sporulation protein AA: MKEVLEVLPKTMKYLIEECKQYDALEEIRVRIGRPLECIAHGKVFFYDYITTAEDAIYLLNKLSQFSIYTMEEELKRGYVTLRGGHRIGLAGKVITEKSAVKMIRDVSSFNIRIARQKIGIAEPLLPYLYETRWLNTMVIGPPQTGKTTLLRDVARCMSQGVSASEIPSCKVGIVDERSEIAGCVKGIPQYDFGTRVDVLDACPKAEGMMMMIRSMSPDILIVDEIGRKEDSEAIMEAVHAGVQLFISAHGFSYEDVVKRPSLKAVLELGVFDRFVELSKARGPGTVMQVKDRAGKPVLPHKKAEGVW; the protein is encoded by the coding sequence ATGAAAGAGGTATTAGAAGTTTTACCAAAAACGATGAAGTACTTAATTGAAGAATGTAAGCAATACGATGCTTTAGAGGAAATTCGTGTTCGAATTGGAAGACCGCTAGAGTGTATTGCACATGGAAAGGTATTTTTTTATGACTATATCACTACTGCAGAGGATGCTATTTACTTATTGAATAAGTTAAGTCAATTCTCAATTTATACGATGGAAGAGGAATTAAAACGTGGGTATGTGACGCTTCGCGGGGGGCATAGAATCGGGTTAGCGGGAAAAGTCATTACAGAAAAAAGCGCAGTGAAAATGATTCGTGATGTCTCTTCCTTTAATATTCGTATCGCTCGTCAAAAAATAGGAATTGCTGAACCGCTTTTGCCATATTTGTATGAAACAAGATGGTTAAACACGATGGTAATTGGCCCTCCACAAACGGGAAAAACGACACTTTTAAGAGATGTGGCACGCTGCATGAGTCAAGGGGTAAGTGCTTCGGAAATTCCTTCCTGTAAAGTGGGGATTGTTGATGAACGGTCAGAAATTGCTGGCTGTGTGAAAGGAATCCCGCAATATGATTTTGGCACACGAGTCGATGTGTTAGACGCATGTCCAAAGGCTGAAGGAATGATGATGATGATTCGTTCTATGAGTCCTGATATTTTGATCGTAGATGAAATTGGCCGTAAAGAAGATAGTGAAGCAATTATGGAAGCGGTGCATGCAGGTGTTCAGCTTTTTATAAGTGCACACGGATTTTCCTATGAAGATGTTGTAAAGCGGCCATCACTAAAAGCGGTGCTGGAACTTGGCGTGTTTGACAGGTTTGTGGAATTGTCAAAAGCGAGAGGTCCAGGAACGGTAATGCAAGTGAAAGATAGAGCTGGAAAACCAGTACTACCTCATAAAAAGGCAGAAGGCGTATGGTGA
- a CDS encoding YqhV family protein translates to MKQWLAAMETSVLVMGALRLFSGSAEIFAALLMLYVNDAKKALFINGMLAFVGPTVLILTMTIGIASVASEISFLKLFFLALGICCIFIALLK, encoded by the coding sequence ATGAAACAGTGGCTAGCGGCAATGGAAACATCCGTGCTTGTTATGGGAGCACTTCGATTATTTTCAGGTAGTGCGGAGATATTTGCTGCTTTGCTTATGCTTTATGTGAATGATGCGAAGAAAGCGTTGTTTATAAATGGTATGTTAGCGTTTGTTGGACCTACCGTATTAATTTTAACAATGACAATTGGGATAGCGAGTGTAGCAAGTGAAATTTCTTTCTTGAAGCTCTTTTTTCTAGCGCTTGGAATTTGCTGTATTTTTATCGCATTACTGAAATAG
- a CDS encoding GNAT family N-acetyltransferase — MQHVTLLPLDLCYTNVIFELSSDPHIKNALGLTVENIEDTKTFLLFAIEEERQKKSLSRMIVNEENEIIGLTTLKHINNEKKQSHIGSWLGYPYWGKGYNEAAKKEIFKIAFLDLQLSYVFAGAKTNNIRSLKAQEKLPYISLHVENKFPDEHAALEKEVKSTCSLHVVSRENFLNWLELQSEEEKYEGIEN, encoded by the coding sequence ATGCAGCACGTCACTTTATTACCACTAGATTTATGCTATACAAATGTGATTTTCGAGCTATCAAGTGATCCACATATAAAAAATGCATTAGGGCTAACGGTAGAAAACATCGAAGACACGAAAACATTTCTTCTTTTCGCAATAGAAGAAGAACGCCAAAAGAAATCATTATCGAGAATGATTGTAAATGAAGAGAATGAAATAATTGGCCTCACCACACTTAAACATATTAATAATGAGAAGAAGCAATCTCACATTGGTAGTTGGCTCGGCTATCCGTACTGGGGAAAAGGCTATAACGAGGCTGCTAAAAAAGAAATCTTTAAAATCGCTTTTTTAGACTTACAACTTTCCTACGTATTTGCTGGTGCTAAAACGAATAATATCCGCTCGTTAAAAGCACAAGAAAAACTACCTTATATTTCATTGCATGTGGAAAACAAGTTTCCAGACGAACACGCTGCACTAGAGAAAGAAGTAAAGTCGACTTGCTCTTTGCATGTCGTGTCACGTGAAAATTTTTTAAACTGGTTGGAATTACAGAGTGAGGAGGAAAAATATGAAGGCATTGAAAATTAG